The following proteins are co-located in the Polymorphospora rubra genome:
- a CDS encoding TetR/AcrR family transcriptional regulator produces the protein MTTPARQRRPRADARRNYERLLAEAETAFRERGTDAPLEHIARAAGVAIGTLYGHFPHRRALLGAVLRDRHAALFAHADRLVDHPSAGDALADWIRAMVDHAASYAGLADILAAGVDDEASELHAACQRMTATTAALVDRARRAGAVRPEVTGADVLALTSAAAWLRGQVAREQTDRILAFGLDGLRIVG, from the coding sequence ATGACCACGCCGGCACGGCAGCGGCGACCCCGCGCCGACGCGCGCCGCAACTACGAACGCCTGCTCGCCGAGGCCGAGACCGCCTTCCGGGAGCGGGGCACCGACGCGCCGCTGGAGCACATCGCCCGCGCGGCGGGGGTGGCGATCGGCACCCTCTACGGCCACTTCCCGCACCGGCGCGCCCTGCTCGGCGCGGTGCTGCGGGACCGGCACGCCGCGCTGTTCGCGCACGCCGACCGACTGGTGGACCATCCGTCGGCAGGGGACGCGCTCGCCGACTGGATCCGTGCCATGGTCGACCACGCGGCGTCGTACGCGGGACTCGCCGACATCCTCGCCGCCGGCGTCGACGACGAGGCCTCCGAACTGCATGCCGCCTGCCAGCGGATGACCGCCACCACCGCCGCCCTGGTGGACCGGGCCCGGCGGGCCGGTGCGGTACGCCCCGAGGTGACCGGGGCCGACGTGTTGGCGCTGACGAGCGCGGCGGCCTGGCTGCGCGGGCAGGTGGCGCGCGAGCAGACCGACCGGATTCTGG
- a CDS encoding SDR family oxidoreductase has protein sequence MILVTGATGSIGGHLVRRLADDGVPFRAMVRDEARGEALGVDFVVGDFDDPDSVARALDGVDRLFLNAGGAVPADGEQPMVRQQRDAIDAARRAGVSRIVKISVWGAEEGGRLAVGAHWRIEQHLKASGVEWSLLQPSGFMQNFVTGAGSFTADGDLIGNHLDAPVSYIDAQDIAACAAVLLTGWRGAGETYVLTGPEALTQTEIAARLTTAVGTTVRNVGMPPAEMAAALTAQGLPARFADDVATLWAGIADGALATTTDAVRELTGRPPRTFDEFLAENRDALQAVLAPRH, from the coding sequence ATGATCCTGGTGACCGGTGCGACCGGATCCATCGGCGGACACCTCGTACGCCGACTGGCGGACGACGGCGTCCCGTTCCGGGCCATGGTCCGCGACGAGGCCCGGGGCGAAGCCCTCGGCGTCGACTTCGTCGTCGGCGACTTCGACGACCCGGACTCGGTCGCCCGCGCGCTCGACGGCGTCGACCGGCTGTTCCTCAACGCCGGCGGCGCCGTACCGGCCGACGGCGAGCAGCCGATGGTGCGCCAGCAGCGGGACGCGATCGACGCGGCCCGGCGGGCCGGCGTCAGCCGGATCGTCAAGATCTCCGTCTGGGGCGCCGAGGAGGGCGGCCGGCTGGCCGTGGGTGCGCACTGGCGGATCGAACAGCACCTCAAGGCGTCCGGCGTCGAATGGTCGCTGCTGCAACCCAGCGGTTTCATGCAGAACTTCGTCACCGGCGCGGGATCGTTCACCGCCGACGGTGACCTGATCGGCAACCACCTCGACGCGCCGGTGTCCTACATAGACGCACAGGACATCGCCGCGTGTGCGGCCGTGCTGCTGACCGGATGGCGCGGCGCCGGCGAGACGTACGTGCTCACCGGGCCGGAGGCGCTGACGCAGACGGAGATCGCGGCCAGGCTGACCACGGCCGTCGGCACCACCGTCCGCAACGTCGGGATGCCACCGGCCGAGATGGCGGCCGCCCTCACCGCCCAGGGCCTGCCGGCGCGGTTCGCCGACGACGTCGCCACCCTCTGGGCCGGGATCGCGGACGGCGCCCTGGCCACCACCACCGATGCCGTACGGGAGCTGACCGGTCGGCCGCCGCGCACCTTCGACGAGTTCCTCGCCGAGAACCGCGACGCGCTGCAGGCCGTACTCGCGCCCCGGCACTGA
- a CDS encoding CBS domain-containing protein — translation MGTWNVDDVMTTDVLTVGESAPYREIVDLMTARRVSAVPVVDEFRRVVGVISEADLLHKVELIGETPGWRIFEGRRRHDARVKAAAMIAHELMTAPAVTVLTGTPLAAAARLMGRETVKRLPVTDDLGRLVGIVSRGDLLKVHLRPDEDIRRDIVREVVERVMTAQEGAMEVTVTDGMVELAGRLDRRSSAEIAARLAARVPGVVDVVDDDLTYDFDDVDPAPSTSAAAG, via the coding sequence ATGGGGACGTGGAACGTCGACGACGTGATGACCACCGATGTCCTGACCGTCGGTGAGTCGGCACCGTACCGGGAGATCGTCGACCTGATGACCGCGCGGCGGGTCAGCGCCGTACCGGTCGTCGACGAGTTCCGGCGGGTGGTCGGCGTGATCTCCGAGGCCGACCTGCTCCACAAGGTGGAACTGATCGGCGAGACGCCCGGCTGGCGGATCTTCGAGGGCCGGCGCCGGCACGACGCCCGGGTCAAGGCCGCCGCCATGATCGCGCACGAGCTGATGACGGCGCCCGCGGTGACGGTCCTGACCGGAACGCCGCTCGCCGCCGCCGCGCGGCTCATGGGCCGGGAGACCGTCAAACGGCTGCCGGTCACCGACGACCTGGGCCGGCTGGTCGGCATCGTCTCCCGGGGCGACCTGCTCAAGGTGCACCTGCGCCCCGACGAGGACATCCGGCGCGACATCGTGCGGGAGGTGGTCGAGCGGGTCATGACCGCGCAGGAGGGCGCCATGGAGGTCACGGTGACCGACGGGATGGTCGAACTCGCCGGACGGCTCGACCGGCGCAGCTCGGCCGAGATCGCGGCCCGGCTGGCGGCGCGGGTACCGGGCGTCGTCGATGTCGTCGACGACGACCTCACCTACGACTTCGACGACGTGGACCCGGCGCCGTCCACGTCGGCCGCCGCCGGCTGA
- a CDS encoding dienelactone hydrolase family protein, translated as MAEVLLFHHAQGLTSGVRDFADVLRQAGHTVHAPDLYEGEVFDTLEEGVAHAGKVGFGALAERGRLLAEELPPELVYVGLSLGVVPAQMLAQTRPGARGAQLLHACVPASEFGDGWPAGVPVQVHGMDGDPYFAGEGDIDAARALVAEADAGELFLYPGERHLFTDSSLAAYDEEATTLLTRRVLAFLAGVR; from the coding sequence ATGGCCGAGGTACTGCTGTTCCATCACGCGCAGGGACTGACGTCCGGCGTACGCGACTTCGCCGACGTGCTGCGGCAGGCGGGTCACACCGTCCACGCCCCCGACCTGTACGAGGGCGAGGTCTTCGACACCCTCGAGGAGGGGGTGGCCCACGCCGGGAAGGTCGGCTTCGGCGCGCTCGCCGAACGCGGCCGGCTCCTCGCCGAGGAACTGCCCCCGGAACTCGTGTACGTCGGACTCTCCCTCGGCGTGGTGCCCGCCCAGATGCTGGCCCAGACCCGGCCCGGCGCCCGGGGCGCGCAGCTGCTGCACGCCTGCGTGCCGGCGTCCGAGTTCGGCGACGGGTGGCCGGCCGGCGTACCGGTCCAGGTACACGGCATGGACGGCGACCCGTACTTCGCCGGCGAGGGCGACATCGACGCCGCCCGTGCCCTCGTCGCCGAGGCCGACGCCGGGGAACTGTTCCTCTACCCCGGTGAGCGGCACCTGTTCACCGACAGCAGCCTGGCGGCGTACGACGAAGAGGCCACCACGCTGCTCACCCGACGGGTGCTCGCCTTCCTGGCCGGCGTCCGCTGA
- a CDS encoding TetR/AcrR family transcriptional regulator C-terminal domain-containing protein encodes MSSTASEGPLRGLPPVLLSAWGIAQNTTKGPKPRWSLDQILSTAVALGDAHGVEAITMSRVAKTLGGGTMSMYRYVQSREDLLVLAADAALGRPPRLEAEESWRASTHAWVTAMRDTYRSHPWLSSLPITGEALMPSYVRWMEAGLGCLEEAKLPGEQAVSVLTLLWTYVRSDVELGAGLAGSLPEGARTAHQVNAYLAERLRVADRHGEFPRLRALLESEGPTDGEESFDDTDFALAIDVILDGVEARRRR; translated from the coding sequence GTGTCGTCCACAGCTTCCGAAGGACCACTGCGTGGCCTGCCCCCGGTGCTCCTGTCCGCGTGGGGGATCGCGCAGAACACCACGAAGGGGCCGAAGCCCCGGTGGAGCCTCGACCAGATCCTGAGCACCGCGGTCGCGCTCGGCGACGCCCACGGGGTCGAGGCGATCACCATGAGCCGCGTCGCCAAGACGCTCGGCGGCGGCACCATGTCCATGTACCGCTACGTCCAGTCCCGGGAGGACCTGCTCGTCCTCGCCGCCGACGCCGCACTCGGGCGCCCACCGCGACTGGAGGCGGAGGAGAGTTGGCGCGCGAGTACCCACGCCTGGGTCACGGCGATGCGCGACACCTACCGGTCCCACCCCTGGCTCTCGTCGCTGCCGATCACCGGCGAAGCGCTGATGCCCTCGTACGTACGGTGGATGGAGGCCGGCCTCGGCTGCCTGGAGGAAGCGAAACTGCCCGGCGAGCAGGCGGTCAGCGTGCTGACCCTCCTGTGGACCTACGTCCGGTCGGACGTCGAACTCGGCGCCGGCCTCGCCGGGTCACTTCCGGAGGGCGCCCGTACCGCACACCAGGTCAACGCATACCTCGCGGAGCGGCTCCGGGTCGCGGACCGGCACGGCGAGTTCCCCCGGCTCCGGGCGCTCCTGGAAAGCGAGGGCCCCACCGACGGCGAGGAGTCCTTCGACGACACGGACTTCGCGCTCGCGATCGACGTGATCCTCGACGGCGTCGAGGCCCGCCGTCGCCGATGA